The proteins below come from a single Mesobacillus jeotgali genomic window:
- a CDS encoding ABC transporter permease yields the protein MGKYWQIAKGRMQENTAYSAWYWAGTVSSVMRLLIIYFFWQAVYANQTTIQNINLETMLTYIVIAMLLQGFVGGVGNELAENIKEGQVAIELMRPYDMIFKMFAVDIGEKIMYLIQGTLPMVLIAYFFMDLSFPKSPETILLFIVSALVGIWIGTFFDFLVGVLAFWTVNVWGVRVLKESLITFFSGALVPITLFPDWLRTITEFLPFQAMVYLPVSIYSGLISGTEVYMALGVQLFWLISLYVLVRVIWSQAIKQITIFGG from the coding sequence TTCGGCCTGGTACTGGGCCGGGACCGTTTCTTCGGTAATGAGACTGTTGATTATTTACTTCTTCTGGCAGGCAGTCTACGCCAACCAGACGACGATTCAAAATATTAATCTTGAAACAATGCTGACGTATATTGTGATTGCGATGCTGCTTCAGGGTTTTGTCGGCGGTGTAGGCAATGAGCTTGCGGAAAATATCAAGGAGGGTCAGGTAGCGATCGAGCTGATGCGTCCTTACGATATGATTTTTAAAATGTTCGCGGTGGATATTGGGGAGAAAATCATGTACCTAATCCAGGGTACGCTTCCGATGGTGCTGATTGCTTATTTCTTCATGGATTTAAGCTTTCCAAAATCACCTGAGACGATTTTGTTATTCATAGTGAGTGCATTGGTGGGAATTTGGATCGGTACGTTCTTCGACTTCCTCGTCGGTGTCCTCGCGTTCTGGACGGTCAATGTCTGGGGAGTAAGAGTATTGAAGGAATCACTAATTACATTTTTCTCAGGAGCGTTGGTACCAATCACGCTTTTCCCGGATTGGCTCAGAACGATAACCGAATTCCTGCCCTTTCAGGCGATGGTGTATCTGCCTGTCTCGATTTATTCAGGGTTGATTAGCGGTACAGAAGTATACATGGCACTGGGAGTACAGTTGTTCTGGCTGATTTCATTGTATGTTTTGGTAAGGGTAATCTGGTCGCAGGCGATTAAACAGATTACGATTTTTGGAGGATAG
- a CDS encoding ABC transporter permease: MRRYTRLYWEFAKSHMKVMMEYRIDFLIGVASVMLEQFASIFFVKVVFDHIEQINGWSFYEILFIYGIAATGRSIHQIFFDNLWTLGWQYIRPGKLDRLLIRPVNPLFHVVADRLHQDGFGQLIIGLIILGTAIPQLDLVWGAAEIAMLVVMIISSGLIFVAINLFFATFSFWMIDSLPIVWAVFNLSDFARYPLTIYHKGIRMFLTWVIPYGFTAFYPAAYFIDKSGYKEFALWTPVAAVVCCVLAYTFWNRGLKAFASTGS; this comes from the coding sequence ATGCGTCGTTATACGAGATTATATTGGGAGTTTGCGAAGAGCCATATGAAGGTGATGATGGAATACCGAATCGACTTTTTGATCGGTGTCGCCTCGGTCATGCTGGAGCAGTTTGCTTCGATCTTTTTTGTAAAAGTAGTGTTCGACCACATTGAGCAGATTAATGGCTGGTCGTTTTATGAGATATTGTTCATTTACGGAATTGCGGCAACGGGCCGCTCGATTCACCAGATCTTCTTTGATAATTTATGGACGCTTGGCTGGCAGTATATCAGGCCAGGGAAACTCGACCGTTTGCTGATCAGGCCGGTCAATCCATTATTCCATGTCGTGGCTGACCGCTTGCATCAAGATGGATTCGGCCAGCTGATTATCGGTTTGATCATCCTGGGAACAGCGATTCCGCAGCTTGACCTCGTTTGGGGAGCAGCAGAAATCGCAATGCTGGTTGTCATGATCATCTCATCCGGATTGATTTTCGTGGCCATCAATTTATTTTTTGCGACATTCAGCTTCTGGATGATCGACAGCCTGCCGATTGTCTGGGCAGTCTTCAACCTGAGCGATTTTGCGAGATACCCGCTGACAATCTATCACAAAGGAATCCGCATGTTCCTGACATGGGTCATTCCTTATGGTTTCACAGCATTCTATCCGGCAGCTTATTTTATCGACAAGTCGGGATACAAGGAATTCGCGCTCTGGACCCCGGTTGCAGCGGTTGTTTGCTGTGTCCTTGCCTATACATTCTGGAACAGGGGCTTGAAGGCTTTCGCGAGTACGGGCAGTTAA
- a CDS encoding SCP2 sterol-binding domain-containing protein, translating to MLENKSVREVWQEIERVMKERPEPIKGMNTVYQYDITGDDSGTFQLLITNGTARVVEGTEETPDCTLKLSDKNFKKMIMGKLNGTAAFMTGKLKIQGSMGLALKLEGILNEYNLSETA from the coding sequence ATGTTGGAAAACAAGTCGGTCAGAGAAGTATGGCAGGAAATTGAAAGAGTCATGAAAGAAAGACCTGAGCCTATTAAAGGCATGAATACAGTCTATCAATATGACATTACTGGGGATGACAGCGGGACCTTCCAACTGCTGATCACAAATGGAACTGCCAGAGTGGTAGAAGGAACAGAAGAAACACCAGATTGTACTCTGAAGTTGTCAGATAAAAACTTCAAGAAGATGATCATGGGCAAACTCAACGGAACAGCCGCCTTCATGACAGGAAAGCTTAAAATCCAGGGCAGCATGGGTCTCGCACTCAAACTCGAGGGAATCCTCAACGAATACAACCTAAGCGAAACCGCATAA
- a CDS encoding ATP-binding protein, which produces MDPLKKNSVLVYEEVKAVKFFLWTFYIILFVYDLAYYFIIPHYGGEGGRVGFPEGGLGFVMHFLLLLLLPVALYFIKKGTPEKIKYMYIFSFMLLDIINNAMIFWDNDKEFTGGHILEIYFILFSPIFVNKRFFLVTSIGFFLKYLLDGIMFHSNNVVFPIALIIFISFITWVLLSRFQSYVTAITSIHDDLRQKEKLAVIGQMATAIAHEIKNPLSSLKGFTQLQQEKDKDDDHYYPIMLSEIDRINSIVTNLLILGRPNTAEKSKKDLKEIIEYVLVVIEPHADRMNVNVELNLADSPDLICDENQLKQVFINLIKNAMESMPDGGTVKITSAVRDAFATVSIRDEGCGIESDKLQKLGEPFYTTKENGNGLGLMVTKKIIEEHNGHFDIKSKLNEGTTVELKFPIYP; this is translated from the coding sequence ATGGATCCACTCAAAAAAAATTCGGTTTTAGTATATGAAGAAGTAAAAGCAGTTAAGTTCTTTTTATGGACTTTTTATATCATATTATTTGTTTATGACCTGGCCTATTATTTTATCATACCTCATTATGGTGGAGAGGGAGGCAGGGTAGGATTCCCTGAGGGTGGCCTGGGATTTGTAATGCACTTCCTTCTCCTCTTATTGCTCCCTGTGGCTTTATATTTCATTAAAAAAGGCACACCTGAAAAAATTAAATACATGTATATATTTAGTTTCATGCTCCTCGATATTATCAATAATGCCATGATCTTTTGGGATAATGATAAGGAGTTTACCGGGGGGCATATCCTTGAGATATACTTTATTTTGTTCTCGCCGATCTTTGTAAATAAACGTTTTTTCCTGGTGACTTCAATTGGTTTCTTCTTAAAATATCTTTTGGATGGAATAATGTTTCATTCGAATAATGTTGTGTTCCCGATTGCGCTAATTATCTTTATCTCATTTATAACATGGGTTCTCCTCTCAAGATTCCAATCTTATGTAACGGCTATAACATCGATTCATGACGACTTAAGGCAAAAGGAAAAATTAGCTGTTATTGGACAAATGGCTACTGCTATTGCACATGAGATAAAAAACCCATTGTCTTCATTAAAAGGCTTCACACAGCTTCAGCAGGAAAAAGACAAAGATGATGATCATTACTATCCTATAATGCTAAGTGAAATTGATAGGATAAATTCTATTGTTACGAACCTCTTGATATTAGGAAGGCCTAACACAGCAGAAAAAAGTAAAAAAGATCTGAAAGAAATAATTGAGTATGTTCTTGTGGTGATTGAACCCCATGCCGATAGAATGAATGTAAATGTTGAGTTGAATCTTGCTGATAGTCCGGATTTAATATGTGACGAGAATCAATTAAAGCAGGTATTCATTAATTTAATCAAAAACGCCATGGAATCAATGCCAGATGGAGGTACTGTAAAAATTACATCTGCAGTTAGAGATGCTTTTGCGACGGTATCTATTCGAGATGAGGGATGTGGGATTGAGTCTGACAAATTACAGAAGCTCGGTGAACCATTCTATACAACTAAAGAAAACGGTAATGGGCTAGGTTTGATGGTAACTAAGAAGATAATAGAAGAGCATAATGGACATTTTGATATAAAGAGCAAATTAAATGAGGGTACAACCGTAGAATTAAAATTCCCGATTTATCCATAA
- a CDS encoding HD-GYP domain-containing protein, producing the protein MYNEKINQTFIYEEQRALKWFLILFYTVYLIYEVFYHSFYKNIDLNLPREINYWVYIWLLIALPIFILLKRKEKVYIFKYIFIIGYFLTSIISEVSIYSKSNLEYQSGNAVEIIAVLFTPFFVNTRFFRVVTGTLIFKYAFFGFYLDSENTIGPIVLVLILSGIAYLILVRFQSYLVTIRKSYDYQLQGIVKGVIATIELKDPYTRGHSERVAHYAQTLAIETGRFSQEELSAFNYACLLHDIGKVNIPDSILMKPGKLSKSEFDVIKTHPSVGAEAILKVKGLESSIAIIMSHHERWDGKGYPESLKGESIPLLARVVSIADAFDAMTSSRSYRDALSVDEAYTRIIDGQGTQFDPQLVELFKKIFPKWVQYHRSYDWSTTLSGEDYKDREEVTV; encoded by the coding sequence ATGTATAATGAGAAAATTAATCAAACCTTCATTTATGAAGAACAAAGAGCTTTAAAGTGGTTCTTGATATTATTTTATACAGTCTATTTAATCTATGAAGTTTTTTACCATAGCTTTTATAAAAATATAGACTTAAATTTGCCTAGAGAAATAAATTATTGGGTATATATTTGGCTGCTTATTGCTTTACCTATTTTTATTCTATTAAAAAGGAAAGAAAAAGTTTACATATTTAAATATATTTTTATAATTGGTTACTTTCTTACTTCAATAATTAGTGAAGTTTCCATATATTCAAAGAGTAATCTCGAATATCAGAGTGGAAATGCTGTAGAAATCATAGCTGTTTTATTCACTCCATTTTTTGTTAATACACGTTTCTTTAGGGTAGTAACTGGTACATTGATATTCAAATATGCTTTTTTTGGATTCTATCTAGACTCTGAAAATACGATTGGTCCAATAGTTTTGGTTTTAATATTAAGTGGGATAGCCTACCTAATTTTGGTTCGCTTTCAAAGCTATCTAGTAACTATTAGAAAATCTTACGATTATCAGTTGCAAGGTATAGTTAAAGGAGTAATAGCCACAATTGAATTAAAAGATCCATATACAAGGGGACATAGTGAACGAGTAGCACATTATGCTCAGACTCTGGCCATTGAGACGGGGAGATTCTCACAAGAGGAGTTAAGTGCCTTTAACTACGCTTGTTTATTGCATGACATTGGAAAGGTTAATATACCTGACTCTATCTTAATGAAGCCAGGAAAGCTTTCAAAGAGTGAGTTTGATGTAATAAAAACACATCCGTCTGTTGGTGCAGAGGCTATTCTAAAAGTGAAGGGACTAGAAAGTAGTATAGCCATTATAATGTCTCATCATGAAAGATGGGACGGTAAGGGGTATCCAGAAAGCCTTAAGGGGGAATCAATACCGCTCTTAGCACGTGTCGTATCAATTGCTGATGCATTTGATGCAATGACATCCTCAAGATCTTATCGGGACGCACTCTCTGTTGATGAGGCATACACCAGAATAATAGATGGGCAAGGAACTCAATTTGATCCTCAATTAGTAGAATTGTTTAAAAAAATCTTCCCTAAATGGGTTCAATATCATCGGAGTTACGATTGGTCTACCACTCTTTCAGGTGAAGATTATAAAGATAGGGAGGAGGTAACAGTATGA
- a CDS encoding M20 family metallopeptidase, with the protein MKELLKELILIDSSTKEGANQAVEFCKQWLIEHKLQPSLIENNGYKMVVCEIGEGDKTIVFNGHVDVVSGKKEQFIPVEKNGRIYARGAADMKAGVAAMMVAMKELRNQKIGVKIQLQIVSDEEIGGMNCTGYLVENDYRGDFVISSEPTQLGIALQAKGVLRLEVEVTGKSAHGSRPWEGDNAIVKAYRVYEKLQELPFTKESSEFYPSPSVNLAIISGGEVFNKVPDHCVMSLDIRYLPGQDPDSIVQQIEGISEGKVTVGLKGIPVATKQDDPFINQLKPVLEKHIAGEAVIFGQHGAADTQYFAAHGIPAIEFGPSGANWHGDDEFVELESLEKYKEILIDYVKSY; encoded by the coding sequence TGATCCTGATTGACAGCTCCACGAAGGAAGGTGCCAATCAGGCGGTCGAGTTTTGCAAGCAGTGGCTTATTGAGCATAAATTGCAGCCGAGTTTGATTGAAAACAACGGATATAAGATGGTAGTCTGCGAGATAGGCGAAGGAGATAAAACGATTGTATTCAATGGTCATGTTGATGTCGTCAGCGGAAAAAAAGAGCAATTTATTCCCGTTGAAAAGAATGGCCGAATCTACGCTAGAGGCGCAGCTGATATGAAAGCTGGAGTTGCGGCGATGATGGTGGCGATGAAAGAGTTGCGTAATCAAAAAATCGGGGTAAAAATTCAGCTGCAGATTGTTTCTGACGAAGAGATCGGCGGGATGAATTGTACTGGCTACCTTGTAGAAAATGATTATCGCGGGGATTTTGTCATCTCCTCTGAACCAACACAGTTGGGGATCGCCCTCCAGGCAAAAGGTGTCTTGAGGCTTGAAGTCGAAGTCACCGGAAAATCCGCTCATGGCAGCCGGCCGTGGGAAGGTGATAATGCGATCGTCAAAGCGTATCGAGTATACGAAAAACTGCAGGAACTGCCTTTTACAAAAGAAAGTTCGGAGTTTTACCCATCACCATCTGTTAACCTAGCCATCATATCCGGTGGTGAAGTTTTTAATAAGGTACCTGATCATTGTGTCATGTCCCTAGATATCCGCTATCTCCCTGGACAGGATCCCGATTCAATTGTGCAGCAAATCGAAGGGATATCAGAAGGCAAAGTTACCGTTGGGCTGAAGGGAATCCCTGTGGCGACAAAACAGGATGATCCATTCATCAACCAGCTGAAACCCGTTTTGGAAAAACATATTGCTGGTGAAGCAGTGATATTCGGCCAGCACGGGGCAGCAGACACCCAGTATTTCGCAGCACACGGAATCCCGGCAATCGAGTTCGGTCCAAGCGGAGCAAACTGGCACGGAGATGATGAATTTGTCGAGCTGGAATCACTCGAAAAGTATAAGGAAATTTTGATAGATTACGTTAAAAGCTATTAA